The DNA window GGATTTTAAAATTATTAAGAAAATCAACGATGATAATAAATTAGAAAAATATAATATTGTATATAAAAAACATAAAGAAACTTTAGAAGCAATGAATACGCTGAAAAGACAAGAAAATGAGTGATATGCCAGTGGCAGAGGTGCAAACTCTGTTATAAAAAGATATGGTAGTAGAGAGGAAATTTTAAAATTTAGTAATCTTGCAAATAATGCTGATTTTTTTTATAGACCAATTTCATACTCGTTATAATATAGGTTATACTGAAGGCTTAAAATCAGATCTAAAATCAAAAAATGAATTAGATTTTAGTGCAGATGATAGTACTATAGGATTGGGTGAATATATATCAATATGTAGTTTGTTTAATTATTTTCATACAACTAAGAAATTAAAATATTTCACAGATCAATAAATTGATGAATTTTATTTTAAACCATTTAACAGTAAAAACATTGAACATAAAAACTCTATTTTTAATGCAAGAACAAAAGCAGTTCCATGAAAAATTTGAGAAAATAGTAATTTTAGATATGATATTAAATTTCGAGAAGAAATGAAAACTATTTTAAGGAAGTGATTACCAAAAAATACTTGAAAAAATATAAAAATTGGTTCAAGCACATCTACAATGCATTCTTCATCTTCTGAAAGATGATTATTAAAATATAAAGTTCCTGTTCTATTTTCATTTGTTATAAATAATTTTGCACATAATGTAGTTATTTATGGTTATGCTGAAAAAAACAATGAATATGCTGTACATTTTGGTTGAGGTGGTGAACAATATTCTAAAGTTATAATGGATAAAGATAAAATGTGAAGCTATTTTGGTATTGGCTTTTAATTAGCAATTAAGGAGATATAAAAAATGAAAAAATTATTAACATTATTTTGTGGTATCTCACTTATTACAAGTTCAACGTTATTGACTTCTTCATGTTGATGAACGACAACTCCTCCATCAATTTCACGTGATCCATATCAAATGGATGAGTGGTATTCAACACCTTTATCAAAAGGTTTGATTGAATTAACAGATTCTATAAAGAATATAACTTTTTCTAATTCAGAAGCATTAATTTTACAATCAAATCAAGCTTTAAAAAAATATATTGATAAAGAAAATCTTATTTTTAATGAAGATATTTTTTATAAGTTTAATTATTATGAAAGTTGAAGTGAATGAGAGGAATTTTTATTAAAACCAGAAGAAATAGGTAAATCCAAGGAACTTTATTGCTTTTATGTTGTTAAAGAAGAAAATGGTAAATATATTACAATCAGTCAAAAATTTCAAAGGATTTATCGAGAAGAAGAAAATGCAATATATGGAGAGGCTATGTTTCTTATTTTTAAGCAGTTGAAAGATTTAACTATTAATATTAATTAGTAATTTTAAGTAACCTATCTCAATAAAAATTGAGTAATGAAAAAACCTAAAAAAGAAGGATTTAATTAATTTGCTGAATAAATTAAATTTCATTATAATATTTTCTTTTATTAAATTAGAAAGATTTATAGTTTATTTGATAGAATAAAATTGAAAGAAATTAAGGGGAAATTAAATATGAAAAAATTATTAAATATATTGGGTGGAGCTTTATTTGCTACAAGTAGTGCAACTGTTACAATGAATACTGTTTCATGTGAAAAAGAATACACAAAAGATGACTTTGAAAAACTTGTTAAAGAAATATCTAATTTGGATGAAAGTAAATATACAGAGGAATCTATTGCTTATCTTTTTAAAATTTTAGAAGAAACTACATCAGAAGTTAATGAAGGAAAAAATATTAATGTAAATTATACAAAGTTAAAAAAGGCTTTTGAGAGTTTAGTATTAAAAGAAACTGAAAATGGAGAATTAAAAGAATATAAATTGAAAGATTTGTTTGATAATTCACTTTTTGAAGGTGATGCAATTAAACTTAATATTGTTTTTGACAGTCAACTGGACTATGAAAACAGAACAAAAGACAATTCTGCTATAAGAAATTGAATTTGAAATCAAATGCAAAAGAAATACATAAGTCAAAAGTTTGAGTTAAAAAAATGATAGAGAAAGAATTTAAAGATAATACATCAACTTTGGAAAAAGAATTAGATATTGAACATGAAACAAATTTTGAAATTACAAAAAACTTAATTAGTGAAATTGAAAAAGCTCAAGTAAAATCTGGGAGTATAAAAATCAAATATAAATTTTCAATTAAGTCATAAATAGAATTAATATTCTTTAAAAGGGGGTAAAAAATATGAAAAAACTATTAACATTTTTAAGCGTAACAATGCTATCGACTAGTTCTGTTGAAGCAACATTTGCTACAGTTTCTTGTGGAGAAACATTTACAAGAGATGATTTAAATAAATTATTAAAGGAAGCTAGTAAAATAGATAGAACAAAATATACAAAAGAGTCTTATTCAAATATGCAATTAGCATTTTTAGAAGCTACAAGTGCATGAATTACAAATAAAAATATAAGTTCAAATTACATTAAATTAAAAAAAGCTATTGATGACTTAGTTCTACTTGAAACAAAATAGCAAATTTGATTTAAATAAATTTCAAATAATAATATAAATTGTGAATTTTAAAATTCATTTTATACTTAATTAAGTTAAATAGAATACTAGAATAACTTGTATTCTATTTTTTTGTTTGGTCATTTATTTAAAAAACTAGCTATTTTATTTTTTTACTCAATTTAATTATTTTAGTAACAGTCACATGAATAGGATGAGCAATTCTCTTAACTTTCAATCAAAACGTTATATTTATTGTAATTTATTTTAAATTTTGACTTTAAAGAAAGAAATTTTGAAAGGAATCTATAAACAAAAAAAGAATGAAAAATAATATTTTTAAATAATTCTATTAATATTGGATGAAAAAATATAAAAAAAGTTTTATAATTATTATATGAATAAAAATTGAAAAAAGTTTAATTTTGAAGTTAATTTAACTAAACTAGTTGAAATTCTAGAAATAATTAAAAGTGGAAAAAATATACTTGTGGATTTTGAATCTTTTAATTTAAGTCCTGAAATTAAAAACTTTCCCTTAGTATTTGGATACTCTCAATTAGAATTTAATAGAATAAGTCATTTTTTTTATTAAAGAGTATAAAAGCATTTTTATACCATATAAAATAAAAAGTCCAGAAAATTTTTGAAAGTATGAACTAAGGAAATGATTTAAAAAATATAAAGAAAAAAAATTTATTTTTTTAGGTTCTAAACTTGAATTAGAACTATTTAATAAGTTTATTGGAATTAAAAACAATAATTTTAGTCATCTAGAATTATATGATTTATTAAAAGAACCAGTATTTATTTGAATAAAACCTAAGACAGAACTTCTTGAAACAAAATTGTAAACTTTATTATGGAGGATTATAAAACAGTAATTGATGCAAGGAAAATAAATGAGTTTTTTCATATTATTTAAATGATAAAGAATGAAAAAATAGAGAAAGATATATTACTGAAGTCAAAGAAAAAAATAAAAAAGACTTGCAGACAATGATTGAAATTTTAAATTGACTTAATAAATTAATTATATAATGTGAATAGTTGATAAGAGACCTATCAAGGAGCTAACAAGTTTCTTGACTTTTTTATTTTGCTATAAATTTATACTAAAAGAATTTTGTAAAAAATGAGTCAAGATTTATGCTTTAAACAAATTGGATTTTAATTAAAATATTTATCTTGTAAAATTGCAAAAAAATATTTTAATTAAAGATAAAAAAACAATTTAAAACTGAATTTGAAAATATAGATTATGAAATTAAAATAAGGTAGGTGGATCATTAATCAAAGATTATAGAGAAGGAACTGTTAAAAATATTTATGTAAATATAATATTTCAAATGATAGTTTTGATGAATTAGAATTTAAAATCTAAAAATAATAAGCTTACAGAAATTTTGGTAAATATTATTTTATTTTTATAATCATATTACTATTTGTTAGACATTGAATGGGTCAAAAATAGAGATATGATATAAATCTCTATACACTAGATTTTGTGGATTACACTACATTTTTTATGCAACTTTTATTTACTAAAATCAAAAATCTAAATTATAAAATGTATAATCATTTTATAAGTAAAAAAAGGGAAAATATATGAGAAAATTATTATCAATATTAGGGTCAATAGGACTATTAGCATCAACAGGTGTAACAGTTACAGCTTGCAATCCGAAACAAGAAAAGCTTATAATACCAGCTTTTCCAGCAACCGTTGAAGAGGCACAAAAAATTATATCAGATTTATCTAAACCATATGCACTTACTAAATTAGAGATTAATAAATTGAAAGCAAAAGAAAATTCTGATAACTTAACTGAAATTTTAAACTTAATTATTAAAAATAAATTTAATGAGTACGAGTCAATTATATATGCTTCAATTTTTAAAATTGTAGAATTGGAAGGTAATGAATCAGAAATTAAAATATGAGAATTTGATGAAGATAATATGAATGTTGAAGAAATTGAAATATCAATAAATGTATATTTAAAAGATTCTGAAAATGACCTTTTTTACTCTCTAGAAAAGAACATTAATTCAAAAACCACATTTCCAAATGAAGTTATTGGTAGAGAAAAAATGATAAATAATTTGAAAGATATTCGCAAATGATGATTAGATGGAAAAAATTTAGAAGCACTCAGTGATCAGTTTCGTATTTCTGAAGTGTCTTTAAAGAATCAAGAAGTAGATGAAGCTCTTGAAAAGGTTATTAGATGAAGCAAAAATGAACATATAACAATTGAAACTATTGAATTTGTTTCATGATTATGACCAAGCAATGAAACAGAGAGTAATTCATTTGCTGTTAGACCTAAAAATAATGATAAATTTCTTGGATTAGCAATGTTTGAATGAAGTTATATTTAATTTTTTCAAATATATTAGTAATAGGTTAATTGAATTAGGAATAGAATTATTAAAAAATAAATTTAGTTTTAATTCTTTTTTATCTATTAGTAAAATATTTTGCATATCAATTTTATAAAAACTTGGATAAAAAATTGCAAATAATAAAATTAATTGCAAAATAAAGAATGCATTATATGCACAAACTCAGTTTTATTTGGATGATTTTGGTATCTTTTCTAATTATTTTCTATATATAAAACTGGTCATATAATTAGAAATACTTTCCTTATGTTAATTTGTACAATATTGAATTTAATCGGAATTTAATTGAAGATTAGCATAATTTTAATTATAAAAGCTTAGTTTATTACAGCATAAAAACGAATTATTAGATCTAATAATTCGAAAGAAATAGTGAATGATATTGATAAACATATAAAAAATCAAAAAGATAATCAAAATTTAGTCTCAATGTTTTATGAAAATGAATAGAAATTTGTTGATAAAAAAGGCAATGAGAGAAGCCAAAATGAAAAGCACAATTTTAGGATTAAAAAGTAAAGGAAAAATACTATAAACATTCTAATTTATTTCCCACAAAAATCACTAGTAAAAAAAGTAGAGTTATTACAAACTTTATGAAGAAGACTTAAAAACACTGAAGAATATAAAGGTTATTTGAAAAATGTGAAAACTTAAAATTTTAAATAATTTTAAGTTTTTAATCAGAATTAGCTAATTTTAGGTTTCCCAAATAGTTATATCAATTTGCAAAATGTATCTCAGATAAGCATTATAGAATAAGGGTTATTAATGACTAAAATTGATGATATCATTTTATTTTTATAGTGATATTTACTATTTTTAGACATTCAATGGGTAATAATATATATGATAAATCTCTATACACTAGATTTCCTGGATTACACAACATTTTTATTTAAATTTTATTTAAATAAAAATTAAAAACTTAAATTAAAAATGTATAATTAAATAAAAGGGGAAAAATATATGAGAAAATTATTAGCAATATTAGGGTCAATAGGACTATTAGCATCTACAAGTGTAACAGTTACAGCTTGTAATCCGAAACAAGAAAAGTTCATAATACCAGCTTTTCCAGAAACTGTTGAAGAGGCACAAAAAATTATATCAGATTTATCTAAACCATATGCACTTACTGAGTTAGAGATTACTAAATTGGATGAAGAAGAGGAAGAAGAATTTGATAACTTAAGTAAAATTTTAAACTTAATTATTAAAAATAAATTTAATGAATACGAATCAATTATATTTGCTTCAATTTTTAAAATTGTAGAATTGGAAGGTATGGAATCAAAAATTAAAATATGAGAATTAGATGAAGATAATATGATTGTTGAAGAAATTGAAACACCAATAAATGAATATTTAACACCTTCCGAAGATACTTTTTTTTATTATCTAGAACAGAATATTAATTCAAAAATGATATTTCCAAATGATGTTATTGGTAGAGAAGAAATGATAAATAACTTGAAAGATATTCGTAAATGATGATTAGATGGAAAAAATTTAGAAGCATTTAGTGATCAGTTTAATTATTCTAAAGTGTCTTTAAAGAATCAAAAAGATGATGAAGCTCTTGAAAAGGTTATTGAATTAAGAAAAAATGAAGATATAACAATTGAAAATATTGA is part of the Spiroplasma cantharicola genome and encodes:
- a CDS encoding putative cysteine peptidase; translated protein: MKTILRKWLPKNTWKNIKIGSSTSTMHSSSSERWLLKYKVPVLFSFVINNFAHNVVIYGYAEKNNEYAVHFGWGGEQYSKVIMDKDKMWSYFGIGF
- a CDS encoding lipoprotein, with protein sequence MRKLLSILGSIGLLASTGVTVTACNPKQEKLIIPAFPATVEEAQKIISDLSKPYALTKLEINKLKAKENSDNLTEILNLIIKNKFNEYESIIYASIFKIVELEGNESEIKIWEFDEDNMNVEEIEISINVYLKDSENDLFYSLEKNINSKTTFPNEVIGREKMINNLKDIRKWWLDGKNLEALSDQFRISEVSLKNQEVDEALEKVIRWSKNEHITIETIEFVSWLWPSNETESNSFAVRPKNNDKFLGLAMFEWSYI
- a CDS encoding lipoprotein translates to MRKLLAILGSIGLLASTSVTVTACNPKQEKFIIPAFPETVEEAQKIISDLSKPYALTELEITKLDEEEEEEFDNLSKILNLIIKNKFNEYESIIFASIFKIVELEGMESKIKIWELDEDNMIVEEIETPINEYLTPSEDTFFYYLEQNINSKMIFPNDVIGREEMINNLKDIRKWWLDGKNLEAFSDQFNYSKVSLKNQKDDEALEKVIELRKNEDITIENIEFQWWTSNEIGSELFAVRPKNNDKFLGLALFEYILE